In Lathyrus oleraceus cultivar Zhongwan6 chromosome 2, CAAS_Psat_ZW6_1.0, whole genome shotgun sequence, the DNA window ATTGtagagagagaaaaagtaaagtgactgtaataaataattaagggtattataggtaaaagagaatttattgtttgaaaagtaacaataatgattaacTTCCTTAATAtgtgtaaaaagtaaaaaaatgacatttaaaaaggaacggagggagtaacTTTTACTTTATTCAACCACTCTTTTAACTATAATTAATAGGGATATTCTAGTAAATGATATTAGTTTTATCATCAAAACCAACACATCTAATCACTTTTTTAAGAACCGTGAATTTCTCAAATAAGATATTTTTTATGAGACGAAGGGAGTAATAAGGGTATAGTAGGGGAAAagaataataaatattatattgaTATTATAAAAGGAAAATTATTTTGAgacaaataaaaaatataaatgaGATATTTTTAATAAGATCGGGGAAGTAAGAGCTAACATCTAATGTCTAAGTCAGTGACAACTTGAAGTGAGTATTATTTAAGGTTAAAATAGTGTGTACCTTGATGTGAAACTTTTATTAGATTTTAATAGTATTTCTTCCGTTCTATAATGAGTGATTCAGCTGACCATTTCACACGGattaaaaaaaagaataaatgaaagagatagaataatattttttattaaacTACCCTTATTATGTATTAAAAATAATGAAAGTAATATTAATTATAGGGTAAAATTGAAAATAATGCATTGAAAATTAAAATGGAGGATTCATTTTAAGACACTATTTTATTCTAAATAAGTCACTTATTATGGAATGGAGGGAATATATTCCTAGAATTTTTTGAAAGTTAAAACCTTCTAGTTTTGACAAATATAAGAGAAAGCAATTATCAGAAAATCCTTTAAAATTTGATGTGACGGTTCTTCTCTTTCTCATTACTCTGATCAAGTGTTATATAAGATCTAACATCTAAATCAAAAATAGAATTATCCTCTCCCATTAGAGCAATAATCTCATCCACTTAAAATCTTTATGGAATTCAGTCAAAGACATCATAAGAAACTTTTATAGTGGAGATTTGTTCTAAAAAACCCAATGTAAAAATCTTATAAGATAAATATCATCCCATAAACCTTCAATAGTATTTTAAAGGAAATATTAGATTTACATAACTCCATAAATGGTTTTGCACACAATGCATTGAAATTGACAATTTCAAACTTTATATAGTTTCATTTGCAAATTGCAGTATCATGAAAGATTGGATTCTAGCTTGGATACAAAGGTTATATTTTACGATAACTCAGATGATAAACCAAATGGATCTATGATATTAGGGTCAGAATTCTTAGCAACCAAGTTGTATCAACTATCTCCATTAGAGGTATGTTTTTTTGTTGACAAAATGCATATATTATTTGggaaataaaatatttataataagaattattattattttgataATGTTGATTATATGAACCAGGACTTGTCTCTTGCAATGATATTACTAAGGCCTCTTTGTACCTTTGGTGATCAAGAACTATTACAAGAGAAAACAAATGTCACAAAAGACAACTATGGAACTGTTGCTAAAGTCTACATTGTGTGCCAACAAGACAAAGTGATAAAGCATGATTTTCAATTGTCAATGATTGAACGAAATCCTACCAATGATGTTAAAGTGATTCCTGATGCTGATCACATGGTCATGTTCTCTAAACCCCGAGAGCTTTTTGCATATCTTCAAGAAATTGCTGGCACATATTATTAGCAATTTAGCATGCTTTCTTATTACTTATTGGAATTTAAAAATTGTTATCTATGAATACGAAGAAAATATTAAATTATTGTCAATCACAAAATTGAATGTTAAATACAACCCATCAATTTCTCGTTTTACTGTCATTTTCTCTTTAATTTAGTTTCTAAATTATTAAAACCTATTCTGAATCTATAAACT includes these proteins:
- the LOC127120338 gene encoding methyl jasmonate esterase 1 isoform X2 produces the protein MDNKRHFVLVHGACHGAWCWYKVVALLKSSGHKVTALDMAASGIHPKQVHELDSIEDYYEPLVEFVRSLPEEERVILVGHSFGGICISMAMELFPKKIAAAVFVAAFMPSPDLCSTTLLQEYHERLDSSLDTKVIFYDNSDDKPNGSMILGSEFLATKLYQLSPLEDLSLAMILLRPLCTFGDQELLQEKTNVTKDNYGTVAKVYIVCQQDKVIKHDFQLSMIERNPTNDVKVIPDADHMVMFSKPRELFAYLQEIAGTYY